GGCGGCCATGAGGTTGAGTTTGGAGAGGCCAGGGAAGGGCAGCGGGGCGAGGCCGGCGGGTAGCTTGTAGAGCGCGCCGTCTTGGGCGGCGGCTGcggcagcagcagcggcggcggcggcatgGGCGTGCGCGGGCGGTGGCTGGCAGGCCTGCGCCAGGCCCTGGAAGTCGAAGCGGTAGGCGTAGCGCTTGCCGTGCACCTTACTCATGATGTTCTTGTCGTAGTAGTAGCGAAGGGCGCGGCTCAGCTTGTCGTAGTTCATGTTGGGCTTGCTCTTGCGCTCGCCCCACCGCCGCGCCACCTCGTCCGGGTCCGTGAGCTTGAACTCGCCGTGACCGCCCTCCCACGCGATGCAGCCGGCGTTCGCGCGGTCAGCCAGCAGCTCCAGCAGAAACTGCCACAGCTGGATCTGTCCGCTGCCTGTGGGGAGGGGGATAGTCAGCCACAGGTGGGAGCGGGGAGGCGGGAACTGGGAAAGAGTGCAGGCGGGAAACCGACCCACCCCGGCAGGAACCGGCACTGGGGGAGGAAAAGCGCAAGTCAAATTTTGCAGCTGAGTTCGGCAGGAGCAGCCAGCCGGGGAGGGGTTGATCAGCAGAGTGGTCTCTAGCCTTTACCACGCTTTTGCACAATGGAAATGCGGCTTCCATTGAAGAGCACGTAGCTTGCCGGATGCACGGTTTTGTGAAACTTGGGGGAAGCGTCGCCTACTCCACGTGAGCACAGCGGCCAAGGCATTCGGCTTTCCAAGGCGAGCAAGGACAGATACCCGCCGCCACTCGCCATCTCAGCCCGGCGCTCTTATTTAGGGAGAAGCCGCACAACCGTACAGGGCGGCATTGGGCAGAATGATTGGACTGCCCCATCCCAGCTGGACCACATCCAGAGATGGGAAGGGACAGGCGTGCAGCGGGACGACCCAGCCACTGCTGGACAAGGCTCAGCCAGTCCCCAAAGACGTAGTTGGACAGGCTACACCTGAGGTGGAGTGGTGGCTGGCTTCCTTGTAACCACATCCGACAGGAGTAGGAACAGTGGCCCCCTATACGTGACAGGAGTGGCAAGCTTTCAGGGGCTCCCCATCCTAGCCACCTTTGGGTGCGCAGGCCTCTGCGCTGACCCTAAGAGTTTGGTCTCTTGTTTTCGGAACAGGCGGAATTCCCTGCCTACGAAGGTGCCATCGTTCTCGGGGCCTGATGAACAATTCTGAGGAGGGGAACAGACCGAGCAGCTGTTGTGCTTGGCTACCAACCTCCTCCTGTCTTTGTGTGATATGCCTCCGAATTCGCGGTTGCTGGAGGCAGCAAGGAGGTTTTTCCAGGATATGCCAGTGGTGAGAGAGTGGAGTCCCAGAATTCCTGCTCCCCTGTCTTGTAGCCTCAAGCAGACAGGCAGAGAAAACTCCTGATACAATTACCCGCACTCCTTTTTAGAATAAAACGGATTTTCCTCGAATTGGTCTGCTTACTGTCTCAAATAGAGTCTGGTGAACCCCTCTTCCTTTTTCAGCCACTGGCTTAGAATCCAGATGCTACCCTCTCCCATGATTTCAATCCCAATCCCTTCAAGCCAGCCCAGCAAAGAGCTTCCTGGTTCCTAGTCCCCAGCGTTAAGTTTTAGGGTCAGAAGCAAGGGAAGATTTGGGTACAAAGGTGCACCTGGCACCAAAGGTGGAGCAACCTCAGCGGTTTGGATGCCCGTTCCTGTTAGGCGTAGTTTCCTTCTGGATAAAACAGTCGCCAACCTCGTTTTTGTGGTTTCTGTCTCTTGGTGAGATCTAGGGTAACGACTGAGATGGGGACTGTGGGGAGACGCTGCTTGAAGAGCCAGCCAACAAAAGGGTAATTTATCGTCTATCCGTGGAGCGCTGGTGGTGAACCTGGGAATCAATTGCAATCGTCTGGCAGACTTGGCCGGCAGAGATCAGCCAGCGTAGGTCAGCGCGGGAGGGTAAGCAGGTGGCAGTGACCAGGGTCTAGTGATTGGGAAGCCCACTGTGTTTGGGGAATAATTCCCCCGGTTCCATTGCCAGCTGGTGctgcggccttgaactcctaCTACCAGCAGGGAAAGGACGCTAAGtgtcccagcccctgccccaaaGCCTGGAAAACCATACTCAGCAGCAAAAGGGCCTGGGGCTGGGATCctctccacctgccttggcctgcaaGTCTTTTCCTGGTGCTCAGAAGATGCAGGAGCCAAAAACCAAGTGAATGtcttcccaaggcctccccacaACCAGGCCAGGACTCCGGGCTTCAGTGTGAACCCTGAGTCCACACTGCTCCCGCCTTCTGTCCGCCTGTGCCCTGACCCCAACCAACCTCGCCTCCGCCGCCCAGCGCGCCACCCAGCTCACCTTTCTGAACCGCCGGGCTCAGCGGGCCCCAGCTCGGGTTCTTCCCTTCCTTGAAGAGACCGTCTCCGACGGGATCTGCAAGCAGCAGACGAAAAGAATCAGGCGAACCCCAGGCGGAAGTTGTGGGCTTGACAAAAGGGCCCCGGGCCAAGGCTCAAGGGGGGTGCTGTGGTCCCCAGGCGCGAGGCTGGGGGCCCGGGCCACCCGGCTCCTCCTCCCGGAGCCTGGTCCAGGCGCGCTGCGCGGAGCCCCTCCGTAGAGCCCAAGTCAGGAAACGCGTCCAGGAAAAAGGAAATCCGCTTTCCGAAGGGGCCGGCTGGAGCCTTATAAAGCCGAGCGGGGAACTGCGCCAGCCGAGCTGGAGCgcggggagagaagaggagggcgCCTGGAGGGCCGGCCCGAAGCTAGTAGCAGGAAGGTGAGGAGCCGTGAGAGCGCAGGGGCGACGCCCGCGGACCACAGCCTTCTGGTACGGCTCGGCCACAGAGTCCTCCACCACGCCAGAGACCCCTGCTTCCCCTCTCAGGCTCTTTCGGGTCCCTGAGTCCCGGCTTTTGGCCCCCAGGCTCCCAATCTGCTCATTTCAACTCCTCTAGACCCTGCACTGAAACCCAGAGCTCTCTATCTGTCTTTAGGTCTCCCCAATGCCCTAAATTACAATCGGCCCTCCGTGCAACCCGAATCTCCGGACACTTCTCCTTCCCCTGGACCCCAGCACTCTCTTCCTATGTCTGAGCCTAGACTTCCCGCCCCAGGTTCCGGTGCCACCAGCGCCCGGCTGGTCCCTGGTACCTGGCAGGTACATGTTGATCAGCAGGGGCTGGGAGGCGCCGCTCTGTCTCATCGCTGCCGGGGACTGGGCGGTGGGAGATGGGGGGGACGGGGAAGGGGGGCGAGGCAGGCTTTGCGCTCCGTGGCACCGATCCCCGCCCGAAGCGACCGCGGGTGACAAGGAGGAGAAGACGCGCCAGGTCCAGCAGGGCCTGGCGGGAGGGGGCAGTCCGGGCGTGGCGGGGTTGCGCGGGGCGGGGGGGTCCTGGAGCAACGCTTCCAGCTAAGGGGCCGCTTGGAACCCTCTGGTCCCCGCGCGGCCAGGGGCCGCAATTTCCGTTTTAATTAAAACGCTGCCGCTTCGGCCCCCAGGACCCCGCCCCCGCCCCTCTTATCGTCCCATCGCAATAAAGTCTCCAACGCGCCGCGCCACAGCCAAGCGCACCCGGCAGCCCCCCGCGCCCCGCAGCCGGGGAGACGCGCGGGGGATGGGCCCGGGCCTTGCGCCCTGATGGGGGCCGGGAGCGCGTGTCTTTTCCGCCTCCCTGATTCTCTGCAAACAGTGATGGGGCTGGTGTACCTGGCCCCACCTCGGACCCCAGCAGCCACAGCCCCCTCCCTAGTGCCCTTCTTCCAGTCTGCTCCCGCTCCACTCGCCGCTcactctcctccccctccctccctctatccccACCCGGGTTCCCGTCTCCAGGCTGCGTTATCTGCATCTTCACTTTTAAATTTCCGCTTCCCTCCCTCTCGCCTGTCGCTGCGCTCCCGGCCCTGCAGCCGTTGCTCCCTTTATCTCTGCCCGCACCCCcgctccctcctcctcttctcccactCTCTGCTCTTCCCTAGAGACCTGAACCCCTTCCCTGTCTCCTTCTTGCTTTGGCCCATTTCCTGCCTTTCTAGGGCCCCCAAGCCTCAGGCCCTGGTGCTGGTCCATCTCTCCTGGCAACTTATGGTGGGTGAccccctcctctgtcctctccccCCCTTCTAGGTCTCTCTTTACCATCTATTCTAGGCTTTTCTCTCTGACTCCCATCTCCCCTCcagccttctctctccctctcatccttccccctcccttccttttctcattcattcagtcCCCACAAATTAGTAGTGGCCTGGACTGCTGAAGGCCTCTAAAGATGTTGAGAATCTGTCCTGGCTTTCCCTGATGGGTTTCTGAGCCCCCTGCTACTTCCCTGTACGACTATtcctctcccatccttccccatccCCTGTCCTCCCAGTCTGCCACCCACCCTCACCACTATTCCCATTCTGGCTGTCCCTGAACCAGGCTGGAGAGGTGGAGGGGTTAAGACAGGGTTGTGCACTGTGCAAGGCTGAAATCCACTCCaagaaaagtgttcctatttctaaCTCATGCAAAGATATTGATGTGGTTCCCAAGTGTCCTAGAGCCTCTCTGGGTACCGGTGGGACTTCTTGGCTCTGGAGAGGCAGGCTAAGGAGGATGCTGACTGAAGATGAGGCTCCAGCCCAGAAGCCCACCTTCTGCAGCCTTGCAGTATGGAATGGGTACTGTCAAAACTGGTATTCTCCAAGTCTTCTCtcactgcttgagcccaggggtggAGGAGGGTTGGGAATTGGCAAATCTCCTGCTAAGTGCCTGGTCCTGGGGTGCCTGATTGAGGATGGCTAGAAAGTCCTACTTCTGGGGTTCTACAGGGCCCCTGTTCATCCTCATTTGCTGCAACTGCTGGGGTATTCATCTTTGCTTGTGGAGGGTGCAAAGGAGCCAGGGAGAAGTGTGGGAGGCAGAATGTGGAGGGAAAAATGAGGGATCCCAGGTCCTGGGAGGATCCTAGTGGGACAAGGATGAAGCCTTTGGGATGTGGACCTGGAATCCGGTGGGAGCAAAGACTAGAGGTTGGAATGTTCCCTGTGGACCAAACTCGGACTCCGCAGAAGGGAAGGGTCTTGAAGGTGGGGTCAAGATCCCAATCCCTCTACCGTCTCATTCCTCTTACTGTTTCCCCCACCCACTATGGACAGAAAACAAGGAGCAGGAGGTAAGAACAGAAAATAGCAAGGGGCAGGAGGTAAGAGCTGGGAGAGCTGGGAGGCATCAAAATTCGCCCACTTAATGCTctcagtgggaggctgaggtgtaaaGGAGAGGGTCCTAGAGAGGAGATCTACCCAAATATCCCAGCTCTGAGCTGGGCAGGGATCGACAGTACAGGCTTTATGCCTCAGTCTTACCAAGAAATCAGTTGCTGAGCGGGTGGGGCACCAGGTAATGTGTGCATGGGGGGCAGTCATCTCCACCCACCTGGGTCTTGATCTTCACCATCCCCTTCTGCTGCAAGTATAGCTAGGGAAGCCAACAGGAGAGTCCTTGGCAGTTTCCCCTTCATCCCTTTCCTACCCTGCTGGGCGCTGGTCCCATGTGGTTCTGCAGATGGTCAGCCTGCCCAGAACAAACGGAGGACCAGAAGGTGAAAGCATTCAAGTTTAGACTGGCCTCTGTGACCCCCACTCCTTAGCTGTAGACAGATGTAGGAAGCAAAACATGACCCCTAGGTCCAGAAAAACCTAGAAGGTCCATGCTGGCAAAGGCTGCAGCAAATATTAACTCCCCTGACTTCTGTGTTGCACAGATGGGGAAACGAGACCCAGAGACCCGAGCCCAGTTCAGAGTCACACTTCTAGTTCCTGAAGCCGTCTTGCTGATTCTTCCGAGCAACCACAGATCCCCCTGCAGGGAGGGCAGCTCAGTCAAGGGTGGATTCCATATCTCCCTTTGCTCATTGCCTGCTCCCCAAAGCAAGCAGTGGGGAAGTGGCCTGCTGGGCTCTGAAGCCAGTTTGTCTGGGTTCTAGTTTCAACTCCTGACTCTCCCACTTTTTGGTTATGTGACTTTGGGGGAAGTAACATAACCTCTGTACTGTACTTgcgtttcctcatttataaaatgggtatgggccagcgcagtggctcatgcctgtaatcccagcactttgggaggccaaggcgggcagatcacctgaggtcaggagttcaagaccagcctggctaacatagtgaaaccccgtatctacaaaaataccaaaattagcctggcatgatggcgggtgcctgtaatcccagctactcagaggctgaggcggaagaattgcttgaacccaggaggcagaggttgcaatgagctgagctcatgccactgcactccagcttgggcaacagagcaaaaccctgtctcaaaataaaaataaaagtaaataaaaataaaatgggtatGATAGTACCTGCCATACAGAATGATGAGGTTTATATGAGATAACACATGTGAAGGGTTTAGAACAGATTCTATAcatgtagctattgtaaatattgCCATTCCACAAGGGGATGGGGAGGAGCCCGTGACCAGCCAGGAATCACAGGTTCCTCTGGGGCCCATAGAAGTTTGGGGCTCTGCTGAGGCCTGAGGCTTTTAGCCACAGCTCAGTTCAGCCTCCACCTAACAGCCTGGATTTAGGGCCAGGAActctgtgttcaaatcctggttttGTCACCAATTAAGTGGGTGATGTCATCAAAGCTTCTCCTTGGACTCTCAGTTTGGTAAAGTAGATGAAATTGGAGAGTATTAGGAGGATTGAATGCAACAAGGGCCATGGACTCTAGAGCCCATTCGAGTGTCAAGCAAAATTTATACCCCACCCAGAGCTCGTTCCCTTGGTCCCCTGACCCAACCCTAGGATCCAATGTCCCTACATTGACTACCCCAGTGCTTTTCCATAACACCACAAGCAAATGCTTGTGGTGTTACGGAAAAGGGGTTTCTCATGGAATCCTCCTAACAGGCCCTGTGCAGGACAGCAGTCAATAGCCCCAGATTACAAGGTGAGGGAATTGGGTCCCAGGTGTTCTGACTTATGGTCCAGAGCGCTTCTCAAAGGAGCAGCTGCCTGACTTTGCACAGCTGAACCTCTGGGGACTTCAGGTCCAAGTCTGACTGTTCCCTGGCAttgccctgccctgcctgacCTGGGGCAATAATCAGAGCCACCCTTCGCCACTGATGGGTCCACTGGGGACTTGAAAACCCAAGAATCCCTGAAGGACAGGATGAGGGGAGTCCCAAGACTCTTGAGAAGCTCTGTCTGTGTAGGGGTCAGGGGGCATCACCAACTGGATTGAAGAGGGAACTGGGAAAAACCCACACTAGTGGCAGGGGCTCTAATGGCTGCAGCCATACTCAGCCCTGCCATGCCTGTGGGCACCTGCCACTTGCCCAGAGCACAGGCCTCCTCTGAGCAACTGAGGGGTGGCTGCTACAGCTCACCAGTCTTCTGATGGgtagggagggaaaggaagagtgaAGAGCGGGTGGTATGGAGCAGCTGACGGGGGGAGGTATGAAGATGCTTTCTAAATGCTGGAGTTCAACACCACTGCAAGGGATTGTCATTGCTCAAAGGGTCTGGGGGCTGGGCTTACAGGGTGAAAGTCTCCCCTTCGAAGGCCTTGGGAAGCAGTGGGATTTCCCACTAATTTCCCTCCTGCGAATGGAGCAAAGGGGACAACTGCAGGAGGCTCAGGCTTCCCTGACTGGGTAGGGAACTGGGTGAAGATAAAGGTTGAAAAtgctctgggattacagaggaAGCTCAGACCTTCAGTGTACAGTAAGGAAGTTCTGCCCTGCATGATGGTACCTGGGCCAGGGGATGTGTGGAAGCTGCAATCCAGCTATGAGCCCTGCTGTGGGGGTGTGTCCACCCCACCCACAGGATGGCAAAGGTGCCATCTGAGCTAGCAGTACCCCTGGCCCGTAGTGGTGAACCTTACCAAGCAGAGGTTTGGGACGGGTGCCATTTAACAGAATTGctaaggtgtttttttgttttttgtttgtttgtttgtttggttggttttttttgatgaagtcttgctctgtcgccaggctggagtgcagtggcaccgtctccagcctccgcctcccaggttcaagcgattctcctgcctcagcctcccgagtagctgggattacaggcacgaaccaccacacccagctaatttttgtattttcagtagagatggggtttcaccatgttgaccaggatggtctcaatctcttgactttgtgatccacctgccttggcctcccaaagtactgggattacaggaatgagccactgcacccagccagaatgtCTAAGATTTTTACCAGCACTTTGCTGTCAGCCCCACCACAGCCTATCCACACACAACCTCAGCCATCTTACGCTTGGTAGCCAAGAATTCTGGAGCCTGTGGGGAGGATCAGCTTGGCAGGGAGGGACTCTCTCAAAGATGAGGATGGACATCACAAAGCAAGACACCAAGGAGGCAAGAGGGGCAGGAAGATTCAGGAACCTTTATTGAGGGTCTTCAGGGAAGGTGTCTGGGGCCATGGATCCTAGTGCTGGACTCTCCGGATGGACTGAAGCTGCCCAGTGTGGGCCTGTGTGCCGAACTCACTGTAGGTACGGAACTCTCCGCTGTGCCGGTCTCGTTCCAACACATATTGGTAGCCTCGGTAGCCTGGGTACTGGTAGGCCACCCACCTAGGCCAGTGAGGGCACAGGGGCAGGGAGTAAGCTCTGCCCCCACCCCTACTCTATGTTCTCCACTAGCAGCCCCCCTTTTTGTAGCTCCCAACCCCCAGCTCCAAAATCATTGCTTCAACTTTCCCTACGtggctctctccctcccctggctACTGCTCCCAGTCTTCCTATCACGGTTCTCATCCTGTCTCCTGTACCGACCCTCCATTGCCTCCATCCCCTCATGTTCTCCAGCCCTTCTTCTGTGCCTATATTTTCCTCTGCCCCCCATTCTCCTAGGACCTCCTCATTTCCTCCCTCCCAGTCTGTCTCCATCCTTGCCTCCAAGTCCCCAATATCTCTCTTAGCACCCTCCCCACATCGCTTTTCTCCACCCTCTCCCTTGGTCCCCATTGCTTTcctgctcttctctctgcctaGTTCTGCTTCCAGGACTCACGC
This region of Theropithecus gelada isolate Dixy chromosome 12, Tgel_1.0, whole genome shotgun sequence genomic DNA includes:
- the FEV gene encoding protein FEV gives rise to the protein MRQSGASQPLLINMYLPDPVGDGLFKEGKNPSWGPLSPAVQKGSGQIQLWQFLLELLADRANAGCIAWEGGHGEFKLTDPDEVARRWGERKSKPNMNYDKLSRALRYYYDKNIMSKVHGKRYAYRFDFQGLAQACQPPPAHAHAAAAAAAAAAAAQDGALYKLPAGLAPLPFPGLSKLNLMAASAGVAPAGFSYWPGPGPAATAAAATAALYPSPSLQPPPGPFGAVAAASHLGGHYH